In a single window of the Deinococcus aetherius genome:
- a CDS encoding ribbon-helix-helix protein, CopG family: MRVSLSLDEQTFAEAEALAWKLGLGRSELWRAALREYLELHRGEDVMAALNRVHGKNTGTDEDLRREAARRTFEANEW; this comes from the coding sequence GTGCGAGTCTCTCTCTCCCTGGACGAGCAGACCTTCGCCGAGGCCGAGGCGCTGGCCTGGAAGTTGGGCCTGGGCCGCAGCGAGCTTTGGCGGGCTGCCCTGCGGGAATATCTGGAGCTGCACCGTGGGGAGGACGTGATGGCGGCCCTTAACCGCGTGCACGGCAAGAACACAGGGACGGACGAAGACCTGCGGCGAGAGGCAGCGCGGCGAACCTTCGAGGCGAACGAGTGGTGA
- the purF gene encoding amidophosphoribosyltransferase, translating to MLFDPATDKPQDECGVFGLYSPEPSDLAWLTYLGLFALQHRGQEAAGMCVSDGEKFHVDKDLGLVTQVFDERRLDGLRLANARVSIGHVRYSTTGSNLRFNAQPLTTRTNKGILGLAHNGNFVNAREVRNAMLMEGALFQTTNDSEVMLNLIARESHMDLVEATASAMKQLKGGYACVLMSRTQLLGFRDPHGVRPLVIGQRDDGTYVLASEPCALYAVGARLVRDVQPGELVWMDRGGLHSLMVEPKRPTPCAFEWIYFARSDGELDGVDIHASRIRMGERLARERPVEADIVVPVPDSGIGAAIGYARESGIPFDYGLYKNPYAGRTFIAPTQEARELKVKMKLSPTSAVWGKRVVLVDDSIVRGTTSRQIVNLLREAGAREVHFRVSSPPIKHPCFYGIDTAARKELVASTHTQEEIRELIGADTLAFISERGLREAVGGPGLCLACFNGEYPAGTPLLNDVDKLALEV from the coding sequence ATGCTCTTTGACCCCGCCACCGACAAACCGCAGGACGAGTGCGGCGTCTTCGGGCTGTACTCACCCGAGCCCAGCGACCTCGCCTGGCTGACGTACCTCGGCCTCTTCGCCCTGCAACATCGGGGGCAGGAGGCAGCGGGCATGTGCGTCTCGGACGGCGAGAAGTTCCATGTGGACAAGGACCTGGGGCTGGTGACGCAGGTCTTCGACGAGCGGCGGCTCGATGGTCTGCGGCTCGCCAACGCCCGGGTCAGCATCGGGCACGTGCGCTACTCCACGACGGGCTCGAACCTGCGCTTCAACGCTCAGCCGCTCACCACCCGCACAAACAAGGGCATCCTGGGGCTGGCGCACAACGGCAACTTCGTGAACGCCCGCGAGGTCAGGAACGCGATGCTGATGGAGGGCGCCCTCTTCCAGACCACGAACGACTCGGAGGTCATGCTCAACCTGATCGCCCGCGAGAGCCACATGGATCTGGTCGAGGCGACCGCGAGCGCCATGAAGCAGCTCAAGGGCGGGTACGCCTGCGTGCTGATGAGCCGCACCCAGCTCCTCGGCTTCCGCGACCCGCATGGGGTCCGGCCCCTGGTGATCGGGCAGCGGGACGATGGGACGTATGTGCTCGCCTCCGAGCCCTGCGCCCTGTACGCGGTGGGCGCGCGGCTGGTGCGGGACGTGCAGCCGGGCGAACTGGTGTGGATGGACCGGGGCGGCCTGCACTCGCTGATGGTCGAGCCGAAGAGGCCCACGCCCTGTGCCTTCGAGTGGATCTACTTCGCGCGCAGCGACGGCGAACTCGACGGGGTGGACATCCACGCGAGCCGCATCCGCATGGGCGAACGGCTGGCCCGCGAGCGCCCGGTGGAGGCCGACATCGTGGTGCCCGTGCCCGACTCCGGCATCGGGGCGGCCATCGGGTACGCGCGGGAGAGCGGCATCCCGTTCGACTACGGCCTGTACAAGAACCCGTACGCGGGCCGCACCTTCATCGCCCCCACCCAGGAGGCGCGCGAGCTGAAGGTCAAGATGAAGCTCTCGCCCACGAGCGCGGTGTGGGGCAAACGGGTCGTGCTGGTGGACGACTCCATCGTGCGCGGCACCACCAGCCGCCAGATCGTGAACCTGCTGCGTGAGGCGGGGGCGCGGGAGGTCCACTTCCGGGTGAGCAGCCCGCCCATCAAGCACCCGTGCTTCTACGGCATCGACACCGCCGCCCGCAAGGAACTCGTCGCCAGCACCCACACGCAGGAGGAGATTCGGGAGCTGATCGGCGCCGACACCCTCGCCTTCATCAGCGAGCGGGGGCTGAGGGAAGCCGTTGGCGGCCCCGGCCTGTGTCTGGCGTGCTTCAACGGCGAGTACCCGGCGGGAACGCCGCTGCTGAACGACGTGGACAAGCTGGCGCTGGAGGTGTAG
- a CDS encoding isoprenyl transferase: MTRPPVKAALRTAKKTRDAARGALLWGYEQRLARAVRSHGKLPRHLGLILDGNRRYARALGVERELGYEFGIDKAHEVLQWCLELGIPAVTIWVLSTDNVARDPDEVRHLMGLFDREARNLARDPRIHANRVRVRAIGQHHDFPVNVVGALRELEDKTAHYDGMLLNIAVGYGGREEIVDAVKQHLSAQAAAGEALEDVIEHLRPEHISAHLYTAGIPDPDFIIRTSGEIRLSGFMLWQSVYSEYYFCDVYWPGFRRVDFLRALRDFQGRDRRYGK; the protein is encoded by the coding sequence ATGACCCGCCCGCCCGTCAAAGCCGCCCTCCGCACCGCCAAGAAAACGCGGGACGCGGCGCGCGGCGCCCTGCTGTGGGGCTACGAGCAACGCCTCGCCCGGGCGGTCCGGTCCCACGGCAAGCTGCCCCGTCACCTGGGCCTGATCCTCGACGGCAACCGCCGCTACGCCCGGGCCCTCGGCGTGGAGCGCGAACTGGGCTACGAGTTCGGCATCGACAAGGCGCACGAGGTCTTGCAGTGGTGCCTCGAACTCGGCATCCCGGCGGTGACGATCTGGGTGCTCTCCACCGACAACGTGGCCCGCGACCCCGACGAGGTCCGGCACCTGATGGGCCTCTTTGACCGCGAGGCACGCAACCTGGCCCGCGACCCGCGCATCCACGCCAACCGGGTGCGGGTGCGCGCCATCGGGCAGCATCACGACTTCCCGGTGAATGTCGTGGGCGCCCTGCGCGAACTGGAGGACAAGACGGCCCACTACGACGGGATGCTCCTGAACATCGCGGTGGGGTACGGGGGCCGCGAGGAGATCGTGGACGCGGTCAAGCAGCACCTCAGCGCCCAGGCGGCGGCGGGTGAGGCGCTTGAGGACGTGATCGAGCACCTGCGGCCCGAGCACATCAGCGCGCACCTGTACACGGCGGGCATCCCCGACCCCGACTTCATCATCCGCACGAGCGGCGAGATCCGGCTCTCCGGCTTCATGCTGTGGCAGAGCGTGTATTCCGAGTACTACTTCTGCGACGTGTACTGGCCGGGCTTCCGCCGGGTGGACTTCCTGCGCGCCCTGCGCGACTTCCAGGGCCGTGACCGGAGATACGGGAAATAG
- a CDS encoding BrnA antitoxin family protein yields MTDQLTKLIPVRSNSEIPENMTTEEAAQFWETHTATRELIEESRNDPEGLALLNEIAPRQRPRQPRQPKATHVTTLRLDEDMEKRLKHVAALKRVPYQTLLKQFVGERLYEEEKRLGVV; encoded by the coding sequence ATGACTGATCAGCTCACCAAGTTGATTCCCGTCCGCTCCAACAGCGAGATTCCAGAGAACATGACGACCGAGGAAGCGGCCCAGTTCTGGGAAACACACACGGCCACGCGAGAACTCATCGAGGAAAGCCGCAACGACCCGGAAGGCTTGGCCCTCCTGAACGAGATCGCCCCCCGCCAGCGGCCCCGGCAACCGCGCCAGCCCAAGGCCACGCACGTCACCACCCTGCGCCTGGACGAGGACATGGAAAAGCGGCTCAAGCACGTCGCCGCGTTGAAGCGGGTGCCGTACCAGACGCTGCTCAAGCAGTTCGTGGGCGAGCGGCTGTATGAGGAGGAGAAGCGGTTGGGGGTGGTGTGA
- a CDS encoding SMP-30/gluconolactonase/LRE family protein — protein sequence MDGALTAPIRDRLMPNGLAFAAPDLLLVSDTHDDEGHLYRYRLGPDGTVTPEGRWATIRPGVPDGFGVDDSGRVWTSAGEGVHVLSPGGEELGRVLVPETVSNLCFGGPDGTELFMTATTGLYHIPTRVRGLRL from the coding sequence CTGGACGGCGCGCTCACCGCTCCCATCCGCGACCGCCTCATGCCCAACGGCCTCGCCTTCGCCGCCCCCGACCTCCTCCTCGTGTCCGATACCCACGACGATGAGGGCCACCTCTACCGCTACCGCCTGGGCCCGGACGGCACCGTCACCCCCGAGGGCCGGTGGGCCACCATCCGCCCCGGCGTGCCCGACGGCTTCGGGGTGGACGACTCGGGCCGCGTCTGGACCAGCGCCGGGGAAGGCGTTCACGTCCTGAGCCCGGGCGGCGAGGAACTGGGCCGCGTCCTCGTGCCCGAGACCGTCTCCAATCTCTGCTTCGGCGGGCCGGACGGGACGGAGCTCTTCATGACCGCCACCACGGGCCTCTACCACATCCCCACGCGAGTGCGGGGGCTGCGGCTGTGA
- a CDS encoding HRDC domain-containing protein, which translates to MTDSPELSQAHARPATLPEVRPDARLVALHAERGDPHLRLANALAALEGADWGLTLAGEGALARQLAALLGPGVLRVDERLGVNRAALAGQGLAAAGLDADWTGARGVWLAEPDDRLLRRAARAGVPVIVDATLAPGGGWLARGAAYVVYRDPVTLTGFGDGHLALLLGPGRAPAPAAPAPADLTVALALRDVATLPLRLARAARTTAQLAERLGGGALPFGPTALLLPPDAAPDTPHLPGGVLAATRSVEGGVIFTPGLQDADTALTLLRASQVQEPVNVPIPLVRDPEEGAGEADVPEVARREEPEDAPPSRAVQETEPRREDRFRRDRGGRPDRPARADLPRPDRPLPDAPRADAPQGLDRVTFDAPEPAEPAASPAPTPPEEVPWTPEIVFSSPPPAPAPLPTPVSPGPDAPELEPTPPLAAPEQAEEAEDTATPDTPAPAEPTPPAEPEPAPVLPDLPPDLPTAEAGGGAPDPAADLTDEQAAVYARLREWRNAEAKRQEVSRFIIASNATLAEIARRVPYTLDDLRAVRGMGPERLRKYGEKILEVVRG; encoded by the coding sequence ATGACCGACTCGCCTGAACTCTCCCAAGCCCACGCCCGCCCGGCCACGCTCCCAGAGGTGCGGCCCGACGCGCGGCTGGTGGCCCTGCACGCCGAGCGCGGCGATCCACACCTGCGGCTGGCAAACGCCCTCGCCGCGCTGGAGGGGGCCGACTGGGGCCTGACCCTGGCGGGTGAGGGCGCCCTCGCCCGGCAACTCGCCGCGCTGCTGGGGCCCGGCGTGCTGCGGGTGGACGAGCGGCTGGGCGTGAACCGCGCGGCCCTCGCCGGGCAGGGGCTCGCCGCCGCCGGCCTCGACGCCGACTGGACGGGCGCGCGGGGAGTCTGGCTCGCCGAGCCCGACGACCGCCTGCTGCGCCGCGCGGCCCGCGCGGGGGTGCCCGTGATCGTGGACGCCACCCTCGCGCCGGGGGGCGGGTGGCTCGCGCGCGGGGCCGCCTACGTGGTCTACCGCGACCCGGTGACCCTGACGGGCTTCGGGGACGGACACCTCGCGCTGCTGTTGGGCCCGGGCCGCGCCCCTGCCCCGGCGGCCCCCGCCCCCGCCGACCTGACCGTGGCCCTTGCCCTGCGGGACGTGGCGACGCTGCCGCTGCGGCTGGCCCGGGCCGCGCGCACGACCGCCCAGCTCGCCGAGCGTCTGGGCGGGGGGGCGCTTCCCTTCGGCCCGACCGCGCTGCTGCTGCCCCCCGACGCGGCGCCCGACACCCCCCACCTCCCCGGCGGGGTTCTTGCCGCCACCCGTAGTGTGGAGGGCGGAGTGATCTTCACGCCCGGCTTGCAGGACGCGGACACCGCCCTCACCCTGTTGCGCGCTTCCCAGGTGCAGGAGCCCGTGAACGTCCCCATCCCCCTCGTGCGCGACCCGGAGGAGGGCGCGGGGGAGGCGGACGTGCCGGAGGTCGCTCGCCGGGAGGAGCCGGAGGACGCCCCGCCCAGCCGTGCCGTTCAGGAGACCGAGCCCCGCCGCGAGGACCGCTTTCGCCGGGACCGGGGAGGTCGCCCGGACCGTCCCGCCCGCGCCGACCTCCCCCGGCCCGACCGGCCGCTTCCCGACGCTCCCCGCGCGGACGCCCCGCAGGGGCTCGACCGGGTGACCTTCGACGCCCCGGAGCCCGCCGAACCGGCCGCCTCCCCCGCGCCGACCCCGCCTGAGGAGGTGCCCTGGACGCCGGAGATCGTGTTCAGCAGTCCCCCCCCGGCCCCCGCGCCCCTGCCCACGCCCGTGAGCCCCGGCCCGGACGCCCCCGAGCTGGAGCCCACGCCGCCCCTCGCCGCACCCGAGCAGGCGGAGGAAGCGGAAGACACGGCGACACCGGACACGCCCGCACCGGCCGAGCCCACCCCGCCCGCCGAGCCCGAGCCCGCCCCCGTCCTGCCCGACCTGCCGCCCGACCTGCCGACGGCGGAGGCGGGGGGCGGGGCGCCCGACCCCGCCGCCGACCTCACCGACGAGCAGGCGGCCGTGTACGCCCGGCTGCGCGAGTGGCGCAACGCCGAGGCCAAGCGGCAGGAGGTCAGCCGCTTCATCATCGCCAGCAACGCCACCCTGGCCGAGATCGCCCGCCGGGTGCCCTACACCCTCGACGACCTCAGGGCTGTACGCGGCATGGGCCCCGAGCGGCTGCGCAAGTACGGCGAGAAGATTCTGGAGGTGGTGCGGGGGTAG
- a CDS encoding SMP-30/gluconolactonase/LRE family protein: MDAVIFSDVRQNLTWRWLRSERLQEEMHPSHHQNGHTLDAGGRLVACSHGQRALVRQEENGAWTILADTFEGRRLSSPNDVTLSPDGSLWFYRSHLRPRPARRGLRRRARAARQPRLPPRPGRRAHRSHPRPPHAQRPRLRRPRPPPRVRYPRR, translated from the coding sequence ATGGACGCCGTGATCTTCAGCGACGTGCGCCAGAACCTCACCTGGCGCTGGTTACGCTCTGAAAGGTTACAAGAGGAGATGCATCCCAGCCACCACCAGAACGGGCACACGCTCGACGCCGGGGGTCGCCTCGTCGCCTGCTCACACGGCCAGCGGGCCCTCGTCCGCCAGGAGGAGAACGGGGCCTGGACCATCCTCGCGGACACCTTTGAGGGCCGCAGGCTCAGCAGCCCCAACGACGTGACCCTGAGCCCGGACGGCAGCCTGTGGTTTTACCGATCCCACTTACGGCCTCGACCAGCCCGACGAGGGCTACGGCGGCGAGCGCGAGCAGCCCGGCAACCACGTCTACCGCCTCGCCCTGGACGGCGCGCTCACCGCTCCCATCCGCGACCGCCTCATGCCCAACGGCCTCGCCTTCGCCGCCCCCGACCTCCTCCTCGTGTCCGATACCCACGACGATGA
- the mutY gene encoding A/G-specific adenine glycosylase has product MTLSPADLPAVRAALLAWFDRAGRDLPWRVGPEGGRDPYRVWVSEVLLQQTQVARGRVYFERFLTAFPTVEALAAAPVEAVLKAWEGCGYYARARNLHRAAGVIAREGMPTTHEGWRALPGVGPYTAAAVSSLAFGEARAVSDGNVRRVLARVHGERQPTEPWVQARADELLDPARPAAFNEAVMDLGAMVCTPRNPRCHECPVSAWCTAFASGEPASFPAPKVRAAVRQVRAVALLLGDEREAVLERRESTFLGGLMGLPTEVVGEGEGEGDALARLAARLGVTVAGELGTVTHTMTHRLVTLTVYGGRGGPARTPVADAALSRLDHKALGLWRARQGSLFPEV; this is encoded by the coding sequence GTGACCCTCTCCCCCGCCGACCTCCCCGCCGTGCGCGCGGCGCTGCTGGCCTGGTTCGACCGTGCCGGGCGCGACCTGCCGTGGCGGGTGGGGCCGGAGGGCGGGCGCGACCCCTACCGGGTGTGGGTGTCCGAGGTGCTGCTCCAGCAGACCCAGGTGGCGCGCGGGCGGGTGTACTTCGAGCGGTTTCTGACGGCGTTCCCGACGGTGGAGGCGCTGGCCGCCGCTCCCGTCGAGGCCGTCCTCAAGGCGTGGGAAGGCTGCGGTTACTACGCCCGGGCCAGGAACCTGCACCGGGCGGCGGGCGTGATCGCGCGGGAGGGAATGCCGACGACCCACGAGGGCTGGCGGGCCCTTCCGGGCGTGGGGCCCTACACGGCGGCGGCGGTGTCCAGTCTCGCCTTCGGGGAGGCCAGGGCAGTCAGCGACGGCAACGTGCGGCGGGTGCTCGCGCGGGTGCACGGCGAGCGGCAGCCGACCGAGCCGTGGGTGCAGGCGCGGGCCGACGAACTTCTCGACCCCGCCCGCCCCGCCGCCTTCAATGAGGCGGTGATGGACCTGGGGGCGATGGTCTGCACGCCGAGAAACCCGCGCTGCCACGAGTGTCCCGTCTCCGCTTGGTGCACGGCCTTCGCGTCGGGCGAGCCCGCCTCCTTCCCGGCCCCCAAGGTGCGCGCTGCGGTACGTCAGGTCCGCGCCGTGGCCCTGCTCCTCGGCGACGAGCGCGAGGCGGTGCTCGAACGGCGGGAGAGCACCTTTCTCGGCGGGCTGATGGGCCTGCCCACCGAGGTCGTCGGGGAAGGCGAGGGGGAAGGGGACGCGCTCGCCCGCCTCGCCGCACGGCTGGGCGTCACCGTGGCGGGCGAACTCGGCACCGTCACCCACACCATGACGCATAGGCTCGTGACGCTCACCGTCTACGGGGGGCGGGGCGGCCCGGCGCGCACTCCGGTGGCCGACGCCGCCCTCTCTCGTCTGGACCACAAGGCGCTGGGGCTGTGGCGGGCGCGGCAGGGGTCGCTGTTCCCGGAGGTGTGA
- a CDS encoding addiction module toxin RelE: MPEAWSDRDERQYEHIKESELSWGEPGERAEEIAARTVNKHRRQEGRTPNTQLSDLTRDELYNRVREKGIRGRSGMSKAELVAALS, encoded by the coding sequence ATGCCCGAAGCGTGGAGCGACAGGGACGAACGGCAGTACGAGCACATCAAGGAGAGCGAACTGAGCTGGGGCGAGCCGGGGGAACGCGCCGAGGAGATCGCCGCCCGCACGGTGAACAAGCACCGCCGCCAGGAGGGCCGCACCCCGAACACCCAACTCTCCGACCTCACCCGCGACGAGCTGTACAACCGGGTCAGGGAAAAGGGCATCAGGGGCCGCAGCGGCATGAGCAAGGCGGAGCTGGTCGCGGCGCTGAGCTGA
- a CDS encoding YwbE family protein codes for MTPPRSQIRPGVTVDIVQKQDQPTGRLTRGVVAQLLTGSATHPHGIKVRLVSGQVGRVQAVVGAEG; via the coding sequence ATGACCCCTCCCCGCTCCCAGATTCGCCCCGGCGTGACCGTGGACATCGTGCAGAAGCAGGACCAGCCCACGGGCAGGCTCACGCGCGGTGTGGTGGCACAGCTTCTTACAGGCTCGGCCACCCACCCACACGGCATCAAGGTCCGCCTCGTCAGCGGGCAGGTGGGCCGTGTGCAGGCGGTGGTCGGGGCCGAGGGGTAG
- a CDS encoding ATP-binding protein, with protein sequence MDQITFEEALEICERMESHFFDRKDARLRPAGLEKTVVAFANADGGEVFVGVKDDKEETNTIDRWRGLSDIEDYNAHIASLSTLNPTVPFRIKFLQALDVSTNIIMSVNVDKSNFVHKTSSQEVYVRQSAQSIRLTDPQRIIALSYSKGATTFEDELLMDCPPEVVAESAAVKDMLYDVGSSLDGLDYLLNQNLLRREDFAPKVASVLLYADDPSSFMPRQCAVKVIRYETQEDDPERDHLKEVYTVEGSSYDLIRRVIDKITEILSGIKIWTTYGLKPVEYPQEAIWEIVVNAIIHRDYSISDHVHVKIFNDRIEVISPGKLPGFVSVDNILDQRFSRNPRVVRQLARYKNPPNKDMGEGLDTAFQKMKEWKLKNPVIEELENGVRVTIPHTPLATPEQAILEFLENNESIKNSQARDLTGIRSENAVKNVFYRLRDAGKIERVPGLAGASSAWRKIERQ encoded by the coding sequence GTGGACCAGATCACTTTTGAAGAGGCCCTGGAGATATGTGAGAGGATGGAGTCTCATTTCTTTGATAGGAAAGATGCCAGGCTGAGACCAGCCGGTCTTGAGAAAACAGTTGTAGCTTTCGCAAATGCCGATGGTGGTGAAGTATTCGTCGGCGTCAAGGATGATAAAGAAGAGACCAATACTATAGATAGATGGAGGGGTTTAAGTGATATAGAAGATTACAATGCCCACATTGCTTCTTTATCCACTCTAAACCCTACCGTTCCCTTCCGTATAAAATTTTTACAAGCGTTAGATGTTTCAACTAATATAATCATGTCTGTGAACGTTGATAAAAGTAATTTTGTCCATAAAACCTCTTCTCAAGAAGTATATGTACGTCAATCTGCGCAAAGTATAAGACTGACCGATCCACAAAGAATAATAGCCCTTAGTTATTCAAAAGGGGCAACTACATTTGAGGATGAATTGTTAATGGATTGTCCTCCCGAAGTCGTTGCTGAAAGTGCGGCTGTTAAGGACATGTTATACGATGTGGGTTCAAGTCTTGATGGTTTGGATTACTTGCTAAATCAAAACCTGCTTAGAAGAGAAGATTTCGCTCCTAAAGTTGCATCTGTACTGTTGTACGCTGATGATCCCTCATCATTCATGCCGCGTCAGTGTGCAGTTAAGGTGATACGTTATGAAACTCAAGAAGATGACCCAGAAAGGGATCATCTGAAAGAGGTATACACTGTAGAAGGCAGTAGCTATGACTTGATAAGACGAGTTATAGATAAGATAACAGAAATTTTGAGTGGGATAAAAATCTGGACAACATATGGATTAAAACCGGTCGAGTACCCACAGGAGGCGATATGGGAGATAGTTGTAAACGCTATAATCCATCGTGATTATAGCATATCAGATCATGTTCACGTGAAGATATTCAATGACAGGATCGAAGTGATAAGTCCTGGTAAGCTTCCTGGATTTGTAAGTGTGGATAACATATTGGATCAAAGGTTTTCTAGAAATCCCAGAGTGGTTAGGCAGCTAGCTAGATATAAAAACCCGCCAAATAAGGACATGGGTGAGGGATTAGACACAGCGTTTCAAAAGATGAAGGAATGGAAACTAAAAAACCCAGTGATTGAGGAGCTGGAAAATGGTGTGCGTGTGACGATACCTCACACTCCTTTGGCTACTCCGGAACAAGCAATACTTGAGTTTCTGGAAAATAATGAGTCAATAAAAAACTCTCAAGCAAGAGATTTGACAGGTATACGCTCTGAAAATGCTGTTAAAAACGTTTTCTATCGTCTTCGTGATGCTGGTAAAATCGAACGTGTACCGGGCCTTGCAGGAGCCTCTTCCGCATGGAGAAAAATTGAACGGCAGTAA